The following are encoded together in the Pseudothermotoga sp. genome:
- the hisF gene encoding imidazole glycerol phosphate synthase subunit HisF, with product MLAKRIIACLDVKDGVVVKGKRFENLIYGGDPVKLAEKYCQECVDELVFLDISASLESRRTMIEVAKRVAEKIDVPFTIGGGVRDIETASELIYAGADKVSINTSAVENPKLIEKIASKFGSQAVVVAVDAKRTEIGFEVFVLSGKKRTMMRLQDWLSLVQDFGAGEVLLTSIDKDGTKGGFDIEMISQARKVLKIPIIASGGAGREEHFLQAFEAGADAALAASIFHFSEMNVIQLKRYLLSKGVPIRLEEGGSTC from the coding sequence ATGCTCGCTAAAAGGATCATCGCGTGTTTGGATGTGAAGGATGGAGTGGTGGTGAAAGGTAAACGGTTCGAAAATTTGATCTACGGTGGCGATCCGGTGAAGTTGGCTGAAAAGTACTGTCAAGAGTGTGTGGACGAACTTGTTTTTCTGGACATTTCCGCATCGTTGGAATCTCGAAGGACGATGATCGAGGTCGCCAAGAGAGTGGCTGAAAAGATCGATGTTCCTTTCACGATCGGTGGAGGTGTGAGAGACATCGAAACGGCCAGCGAGTTGATCTACGCTGGTGCGGACAAGGTGAGCATCAACACTTCAGCGGTTGAAAATCCAAAACTCATAGAGAAGATCGCTTCGAAGTTCGGCTCCCAAGCCGTGGTGGTTGCTGTCGATGCGAAGAGGACCGAAATCGGTTTTGAAGTGTTCGTCCTTTCTGGGAAAAAGCGGACCATGATGAGACTGCAAGATTGGCTCTCTTTGGTGCAAGATTTCGGTGCAGGTGAAGTTCTGCTCACAAGCATCGATAAAGACGGCACTAAGGGAGGGTTCGATATCGAGATGATTTCTCAGGCGAGAAAAGTTTTGAAAATTCCCATCATCGCCTCAGGTGGTGCGGGTAGGGAAGAACATTTCCTTCAAGCCTTCGAAGCCGGTGCGGACGCCGCCTTGGCTGCCTCGATCTTTCATTTTTCGGAGATGAACGTGATCCAGCTGAAGAGATATCTCCTGTCGAAAGGTGTACCGATCAGGTTGGAGGAAGGTGGATCGACATGCTGA
- a CDS encoding HisA/HisF-related TIM barrel protein, which produces MRVVPAIDLYRGRVVRLERGNKESCHVYGFEPVELLKRFVDEGFTLVHLIDLSRAIDESNQNEVILKRIAELGLARFVQIGGGLRNIDVARKLSELGFKRQIFSTLLLREPKLVPKLTALGIEVVLSLDTSSLGVRTKGWLECVRIDVVQLLKKLKSFGLKELIHTDVDLDGTLAGRSLESTKQLASSGLKIYIAGGIGSVEDLKRIEKFCRETPTIEGVIVGRAFYEGRISLEEMKSYAR; this is translated from the coding sequence GTGCGCGTTGTGCCAGCCATAGATCTCTACAGGGGGCGCGTGGTGAGGCTCGAAAGGGGCAACAAAGAAAGCTGCCACGTTTATGGTTTTGAACCTGTGGAGCTGTTGAAACGGTTCGTGGATGAAGGCTTCACATTGGTGCATTTGATCGATCTTTCCAGAGCGATCGACGAATCGAATCAGAACGAAGTGATCTTGAAACGGATCGCTGAACTCGGCTTGGCGAGGTTCGTTCAGATCGGAGGAGGTTTGAGGAACATAGATGTTGCAAGAAAGCTTTCAGAGCTTGGTTTCAAAAGACAGATCTTTTCCACCCTCTTATTGAGAGAGCCAAAACTCGTTCCAAAGCTCACGGCACTCGGAATAGAGGTGGTTCTGTCTTTGGACACTTCCTCGCTCGGTGTGAGAACGAAAGGTTGGCTGGAATGTGTGAGGATCGATGTTGTACAGCTTCTGAAAAAGCTGAAGAGTTTCGGTTTGAAAGAACTGATACACACCGATGTCGATCTCGACGGCACGCTCGCTGGAAGGAGTTTGGAATCGACCAAACAGCTGGCAAGTTCAGGTTTGAAGATCTACATAGCCGGTGGGATCGGTTCGGTGGAGGATCTGAAGCGTATCGAAAAGTTCTGCAGGGAAACACCAACGATCGAAGGTGTCATCGTGGGAAGAGCGTTCTACGAAGGAAGGATCAGCTTAGAGGAGATGAAAAGTTATGCTCGCTAA
- the hisH gene encoding imidazole glycerol phosphate synthase subunit HisH: MNVAVVSCVPGNIMNLYRALKKLQGELNFELELLEKPIDKTYRIIFLPGVGHFEQAMKNLVESKMDRFIFKNYHLGATIVGVCLGMQLFFEESEESPTRMKGLGLLKGRVVKLSSTLLPHMGWNTVRFNLERFKDMDGKYFYFVHSYRAVCEERLIVGTCEYDGEVFPAVVMDERLIGVQFHPEKSHTVGRTFLRRLIECALCQP, translated from the coding sequence TTGAACGTCGCCGTCGTTTCGTGTGTGCCTGGAAACATCATGAACCTCTACAGGGCTCTAAAAAAACTCCAAGGCGAGTTGAACTTCGAGCTCGAGCTGTTGGAAAAACCGATCGATAAGACCTACAGAATCATCTTCCTACCTGGGGTTGGTCATTTCGAACAGGCCATGAAGAACTTGGTGGAAAGCAAGATGGATCGGTTCATCTTCAAAAACTATCACCTCGGAGCGACCATCGTGGGCGTTTGTTTGGGCATGCAACTTTTCTTCGAAGAGAGTGAAGAAAGTCCCACCAGAATGAAAGGTTTGGGCCTTTTGAAGGGTCGAGTGGTGAAGCTCAGCTCGACGCTGTTACCACACATGGGCTGGAACACGGTTCGATTCAATCTCGAGCGGTTCAAAGACATGGATGGGAAATACTTTTACTTTGTACATTCCTACAGGGCCGTTTGTGAGGAAAGGTTGATCGTTGGAACTTGCGAGTACGATGGGGAAGTTTTCCCCGCCGTGGTGATGGATGAAAGACTCATCGGCGTTCAGTTCCACCCAGAAAAGAGCCACACGGTCGGCAGGACGTTTTTGAGGAGGCTGATCGAGTGCGCGTTGTGCCAGCCATAG
- the hisB gene encoding imidazoleglycerol-phosphate dehydratase HisB → MLVEKRFNACSVERKTSETCIRIELKNDGEGTFTGSTRMGFFDHMLKTFCKFSTLSLKVESFEVDSQIDLHHGVEDFGIVLGTAFRELLDYSQLARFGYAVVPMDEALIVASIDLSGRPFLNYQVRFETERVGEFPIELFEEFFKSFVSNAKITLHLVQLYGKNSHHIAEACFKSFAIALRSAINESGSIQSTKGMID, encoded by the coding sequence ATGCTAGTGGAAAAGAGGTTCAACGCCTGCTCGGTTGAAAGAAAAACCTCTGAAACTTGCATAAGGATCGAGTTGAAGAACGACGGTGAAGGAACGTTCACAGGCTCAACGCGGATGGGATTTTTCGATCACATGCTGAAGACCTTCTGCAAATTCTCTACTCTCTCATTGAAGGTGGAAAGCTTCGAGGTGGATTCTCAGATCGATCTGCACCACGGTGTGGAGGATTTTGGGATCGTTCTCGGTACAGCCTTCAGAGAACTGCTCGATTATTCTCAACTTGCAAGGTTCGGATACGCCGTAGTTCCCATGGATGAAGCTTTGATCGTCGCATCGATCGATCTTTCTGGAAGGCCGTTTCTCAACTATCAAGTTCGATTCGAAACCGAGCGTGTGGGTGAATTTCCCATAGAGTTGTTCGAAGAATTCTTCAAAAGCTTTGTTTCGAACGCCAAGATCACGCTGCATCTTGTACAGCTCTATGGTAAAAATTCACACCACATCGCCGAGGCTTGTTTCAAATCCTTCGCGATCGCCCTGCGCTCGGCGATCAACGAAAGCGGATCGATACAGAGCACCAAGGGGATGATAGATTGA
- a CDS encoding aminotransferase class I/II-fold pyridoxal phosphate-dependent enzyme, giving the protein MSFVDIVESIRKDVEAYKSEKRTPVYLALNESPHPFPEGLLKEFFEKVDPATLRTYFDSPCEELVKQIAEYVSTERWKARVDQISIGNGADEIIYNLLNMFKKLRIFIFPPTYSCYEIFARALGVRLRKVPLVGERLNLKFLKKVLSQDCVVFLPNPNNPTGHLFEEEEIFFLLKTGSLVVLDEAYYDFCGKSYVSFVEEFENLIVVRTFSKAFCLASQRIGYMVASSKLIDAYDRIRLPYNVSYLSQMLASLVLSKRDIFFERVRRIVQERERLKEKLRRMNFKVSDSVANFVFIYLEDDEKERMHRLFLENGVAVRKTEFGIRIGVGSSEQNELVLKILEGFRC; this is encoded by the coding sequence ATGAGCTTCGTAGACATCGTCGAATCGATCAGGAAAGATGTTGAAGCTTACAAGAGCGAGAAAAGAACGCCAGTTTATCTGGCACTGAACGAAAGTCCCCATCCTTTCCCAGAAGGACTGCTCAAAGAGTTCTTCGAAAAGGTAGATCCAGCGACGCTGCGCACCTATTTCGATTCCCCATGCGAAGAGCTTGTGAAGCAAATCGCCGAATACGTCTCCACGGAGCGTTGGAAGGCCAGGGTAGATCAGATAAGCATCGGGAACGGTGCGGATGAGATCATCTACAATCTGTTGAACATGTTCAAAAAGCTTCGCATCTTCATTTTTCCTCCCACCTACAGTTGCTATGAGATCTTCGCCAGGGCGCTGGGCGTAAGGTTGAGAAAAGTTCCTCTGGTTGGAGAGCGATTGAACTTGAAATTTTTGAAGAAAGTTTTGAGCCAAGACTGTGTCGTGTTTTTGCCCAATCCGAACAATCCCACGGGACATCTGTTCGAAGAAGAAGAGATCTTTTTCCTTTTAAAAACTGGTTCACTCGTTGTTCTGGACGAAGCTTACTACGATTTTTGCGGTAAAAGCTATGTGAGTTTCGTTGAAGAGTTCGAAAACTTGATCGTCGTGAGGACCTTCTCTAAGGCCTTCTGCTTGGCTTCACAGAGGATAGGTTACATGGTGGCAAGCTCGAAGTTGATAGACGCTTACGATAGGATCAGACTGCCTTACAATGTGAGCTACCTTTCACAGATGCTCGCGAGCTTGGTCCTGAGCAAAAGAGACATCTTTTTCGAGCGCGTTCGAAGGATCGTTCAAGAACGTGAGAGGTTGAAAGAAAAACTCCGCAGGATGAACTTCAAAGTCAGCGACTCTGTGGCGAATTTCGTTTTCATCTATCTGGAGGATGATGAGAAAGAAAGGATGCATCGGCTCTTTCTGGAAAACGGTGTGGCTGTCAGAAAGACTGAATTTGGAATCAGGATCGGTGTAGGTTCATCGGAACAGAACGAGTTGGTTTTGAAAATTCTGGAGGGATTCAGATGCTAG